CCTGTACGGCGCCGGCGCGCACGGTGACCCCGGCGCCGCCCGAGCGCTGCTCACCGAGGCCGGCGAGACGGCCTACCCGCTCACCGTCGCCTATGCGACGACAGCCGACGAAGCACGGGCGAAGGCGGTGAAGAAGGCCCTGGACAAGGCCGGTTTCCGGGTGACGCTGAAGAACGTCGACATCTCCGACATCTACGAGAACGCGGGGAAGGGCGAGTACGACCTGGTCCGCCTGCCGATGAACGCCAGTGGCCTCCCACTGGCGTCGGCCTATCTTCCGGACTCCTTCGACGGCCGCTACACCTACCCGACCACCTCCAACTTCTCCCGGCTCGACAGCGAGGCCGTCAACACCGCGATCGACGAGGCCAACGCGACGACGGACCTGGCGGCGGCCGGCGAGAAGTGGTCCACGGTCGATCGCCGGGTGATGGAGCAGGCAGCGGCGATTCCGGTGTACGTGCCGGTACGCACGTTCCTCCACAGCTCCGGCCTGAAGGGCCTCCAGGCGGACCTGGACGGGCTGTCGCCGCTCAACGCGTATGTCTCCGACTGACCCCTGCCACCGCGTGGAACCGGCAGCGACGCCGCGTGCGTCGATGTCAGCCGTGCCGGTAGCGTGACCACCGTGATGGTGGGCACTCCGGAGACCCGGTTGGTCGTGCTGCGCGGCAACAGCGCCTCGGGCAAGTCGGCGGTGGCGGCCGGTCTCCGCGAGAGGTTCGGCCGGGGCCTGGCCCTGGTCGGGCAGGACAACCTCCGCCGGGTCGTGCTGCGCGAGCACGACCGGCCCGGCGCGGCGAACATCGGGCTGATCGAGGCCGTCACCCGCTATGCGCTGGACGCCGGCTACCACGTCGTCCTCGAAGGAATCCTCTACGCCGACCGGTACGGCCCCATGCTCGAACGGCTGCGCACGGACCACCGCGGCCCGACCCACGGCTACTACCTTCATGTGCCGTTCGCCGAAACCCTGGTGCGTCATGCCACCAAGCCGATCGCCCATGAGGTCGGCGAGGCGGACCTGGCCGA
The sequence above is a segment of the Streptomyces asoensis genome. Coding sequences within it:
- a CDS encoding kinase — translated: MVGTPETRLVVLRGNSASGKSAVAAGLRERFGRGLALVGQDNLRRVVLREHDRPGAANIGLIEAVTRYALDAGYHVVLEGILYADRYGPMLERLRTDHRGPTHGYYLHVPFAETLVRHATKPIAHEVGEADLADWYRELDLLPGDIETVIGADSTLPRTVDRIMLDTGLDRLPAREH